CTATAGCCGATTCTTACGCGATCTCGGCGGCGAATAGAGCCGGAGCCACTTACGGTAGCATCCGGCTTATGATGAGCATTGGAGCGGCTCTGGGAGCTTATGCAGGAGGGGTGTACGTATCTACCTTCTCTGTATCCACGATATGGCTACCTTTTCTCTTTTTTAATCTGATTGCAGTCCTTATTGCGTTTACATTGCCGAAGCAGGCGGAAGAGAATCATATGATGAGGCAATCGTTTACTCAGGGGGTAAGACAACTGCTGGGGAATCGGGTCTTCCTTGCGTTTTTGGGTGGCAGCTTTCTTGTGAACCAGACGATGGCTGCTTTTGGTACATACTTTGTAATCGCTTTTCAATCGGTAGGAGGGTCTACGCGCTATGCAGGGATTGCGCTCTTTCTCGCATCGGTGACGAATGTGCCTTCCATGCTGTTTGCTTCTAAGGTGATTAAGAGGTTGGGTCGTGAGCGGACCTTGCTCCTTGGGGCTCTTATTTATGTTTTGCGGTGGGGTATTCAGGTTGCTTTTCCTTATCCATCGGTAATGATCGGAGTGCAAGTGCTGCATGGTCTTTCATTTGGGTTCTTTTATATTGCTGCAGTCGAATATGTATCTCAGATCACGTCTAACGAGATGCAGGCCACTGGCCAAAGTGTATTTAATATGGTGTTTGCAGGTTTTTCTGGCATTGTCGGTAATTTACTGAATGGATTCTTGCTCAATCAAGGCGGGGTAGAAGTAATGAATCTGTCTTGTATGTTGAGCTCTATAGCAGGAGCAATGCTGCTGTTCTATGTTGCCAGAAACTCTCGGCGCAAATTATCGACGACGCTATCTTCAGGCGGGGCCCAGGCTTAACGCTTCCCTGCTGCTATGCTGAAAGGAGTATTTATAGATGGAATTAGAACGAGCTGGCTTGCCCAGCCGATGGTATAAGTCGACCCTGCGTGTTCGCTATCAGGAAAGTGATCAGATGGGTGTCGTGTATCATGCGAATTATTTGAACTGGTTTGAGTCTGGTCGTACGGAGATGTTTCGTCAGGTTGGTTTTACTTATCGCGAACTTGAGAAACAAGGCGTCCTACTTCCTGTCACCTCAGCAGATTTGCAATTTAAAAGTCCGGCGCGATATGATGATCTTATCTCCGTGTATGCGCGAATGACTACCTTCTCAGCGTTACGAGTCGTATTTGAGTATCAAGTGCGGAGGCTTTCGGAAGAAGAAGGTGGAAATTCAGAAGATTTATTGGCTACTCTAGGGGAGTTGCGGTCGATGGATCCACCTGGGGAGCTGCTGGTTACCGGCACGACAAGTCATGTTTGGGTGAACCAGGAATGGAGGCCTGCTAGGCTGGATAGAGCCCTTCCAGAGCTCTTTCACGCAATAAAAGAGGCGCTGCGGGAAGAAGGGGGTTCAGTATGATTAGAAGCAAATGGTTATGGGCTGGACTATTTATTATTCCTGCTGTGGAATTATTCGGTTTTATCTACGTAGCAGATCAACTTGGAGCATTTAAAACGTTGCTGCTTATGCTGACCACTTCAGTAATCGGTCTACTAATGATGCGATTTGAAGGTAAGAAGGTGCTGCAGGACAGCAGAACACATATGCAGGAGGGCCGCGTTCCTGGTCGGACGATGCTGGATGGTTTATGTATTTTTTTCGGAGGATTGCTACTGATATTGCCGGGTTTCGTAACCGATATTGTCGGTTTCACGCTAGTATTTCCATTGACTCGGCCTTTGTACCGTATATTTTTGCTGAAGTGGATTGAGAAGAAGATGAAGAATGGCACCTTCACCTTTTACCGTCGGTAGTATACTTTTTACAACAATAACAGAGCGGACCCTGTCATTGCTGAAGGGCCCGCTCTGTTTGCTATTTTACGAATTGATGATTATCGGTTCCTATCTTAATCTGCCGCTAACAATGTAGCTGTGCAAAGCTCGGAATACACCCGCTCGGTTAAAGGCAACAAGGACTACTAGGACAACGGGGCCGATGATCAGCCCTAGCATACCGAACAACTGCAGACCGGCGAACATGCCAATTAACATGGCAAGGGGATCGAGTCCTATGCTGCTGGCGAGCACTTTCGGCTCAAGCACCTGCCGGGTAATAAGAATAACAGCGTAAAGTATGGATAGTCCTATCCCTAGTGCCAGATTGTCCGTCATATAAGAATATAACGCCCAAGGCAGCATCACAATTCCCACACCGAGATAAGGTAGTAGATCCACAAAGCCAATCATTAAGCCGATAGCAAATGCAGACTTCACACCCAGCAGCAGCAGCCCGATTACTACAATGATCGCTGTGATTGAGATGAGGATGACCTGGGCGCGTAGATAACCGAAGAGCGCTCTGCGTAAATCTCTCCAGATATCTGACACAGGCTTTAGGAATACTGTCGGCAGCCAGCCTGTAAGTTTATCATTATGACGCTCCCAACTCGTACTAATGAAGAAGGCAGCAAGGACAACCACGATAAGAATCGTACCCAAACTAGGAAGTGCGGAGATCAGTTTCAATATTACATTAAAAAATCCCGTGACCACTTGCGTGACTGCGTAACCTACAGTTTCCGTTGTTCTGCTGATGTTGCTGTCAATCGTAGCATGATAGTCAGGATTGTCTCGGTAGAATTGATTAATCTGGTTGATGATGTTCTGAATGCTTGCATTCTGGCTTAAGGACATCAGAAGATCCTTCCATTGGTCGGTGTGGAGATTAAAGGTTTGCAGCAAGACGATTAATTCTTTTACGAGTCTTGTAATCATCGCGGTTAAGACTAGTGTGATTCCGCCTATATAAAATAGCAGTGCAAGTGATACCGCAAGCCAGCTTGGTAATTTAAAGCCTTTAAGAATAAGTACTAATGGATGCATGATATATGCGAGCAGCCAAGCGAGCAACAGGGGGTATAACAGCGGAAGTAATAAATAGATTGCGAGCAGGAGGATGGAAGTTGCTAGAACGACCCACAGGCCGCGCAGCAGTCTTTTTAATACCAAACGATCCATACCGAGACCACACCTTCTTCATTCCTGCATAGACAGGGGAATAAGAGCTCGTCTTCATATATATTCATAGGATCGATTTAAAGACTAGAATGCGGGATAAATATTAGAATGGGCCGGAATCTGTAAACTGAAATGAAAAAATTGAATCAGAGGATTAGAAGTTTTTTTCTATCTCTCTGATAAAATCATTTGATGCGCTCCAAAGCTTCCACATTGTTCACATAACCGACAAAATCCAGTATGATGAATAAAGATACGAAGCATGTTGGTCATACAGCATTCCTGACGGAAATGTTCTTACACGCACTTATTAGATTTTTTAATGCTTTGAATTGGAAATGTTTTCATGGAACTAAGATTGTTTTTATACCTTGTTGGCAAAGGAGAGATATGCTATGACAGCTACCAAAGGCTTGGAAGGTATCGTTGCAACAACTTCATCCATTAGTTCTATTGTGGATGGTGTACTCACTTACCGCGGTTATGATATTGATGAACTTGCAGAACATGCTACCTTCGAAGAAACAGCTTATTTGTTATGGTTCGGCAGTCTGCCGACGGTGCCAGAGCTGGAAGCGCTCAAGCGGGATCTTAGTGCCTTCGCACAGATTCCTGAACAGGTAATCGAGCAAATGAAGCTCTATCCAAAAGACGCCAACACCATGGCAGCATTGCGGTCGGCTGTATCAAGCCTTGCTCTCTATGATGAAGCGGCTGACGATATGAGCAGAGAAGCGAACGAGATTAAGGCGGTAAAACTGCAGGCACAACTCCCAACAATTGTGGCGGCACTGTCGCGTATTCGCAAGGGGCTTGAACCAGTGGCTCCGAAAGAAGGCGTTTCTATTGCTGAGAACTTCCTGTAT
This genomic stretch from Paenibacillus sp. FSL H7-0737 harbors:
- a CDS encoding MFS transporter, producing MEKLSKLRGFYLFLGLAGGSFGSYLSLLLVHNGLNSGQIGILMATGTLVAITIQPMWGIISDRYNQTRLVLILSVAVPALLAVFYRSEYFIVLLLVYTCSTIFSSTQAPIADSYAISAANRAGATYGSIRLMMSIGAALGAYAGGVYVSTFSVSTIWLPFLFFNLIAVLIAFTLPKQAEENHMMRQSFTQGVRQLLGNRVFLAFLGGSFLVNQTMAAFGTYFVIAFQSVGGSTRYAGIALFLASVTNVPSMLFASKVIKRLGRERTLLLGALIYVLRWGIQVAFPYPSVMIGVQVLHGLSFGFFYIAAVEYVSQITSNEMQATGQSVFNMVFAGFSGIVGNLLNGFLLNQGGVEVMNLSCMLSSIAGAMLLFYVARNSRRKLSTTLSSGGAQA
- a CDS encoding FxsA family protein is translated as MIRSKWLWAGLFIIPAVELFGFIYVADQLGAFKTLLLMLTTSVIGLLMMRFEGKKVLQDSRTHMQEGRVPGRTMLDGLCIFFGGLLLILPGFVTDIVGFTLVFPLTRPLYRIFLLKWIEKKMKNGTFTFYRR
- the ytvI gene encoding sporulation integral membrane protein YtvI, whose product is MDRLVLKRLLRGLWVVLATSILLLAIYLLLPLLYPLLLAWLLAYIMHPLVLILKGFKLPSWLAVSLALLFYIGGITLVLTAMITRLVKELIVLLQTFNLHTDQWKDLLMSLSQNASIQNIINQINQFYRDNPDYHATIDSNISRTTETVGYAVTQVVTGFFNVILKLISALPSLGTILIVVVLAAFFISTSWERHNDKLTGWLPTVFLKPVSDIWRDLRRALFGYLRAQVILISITAIIVVIGLLLLGVKSAFAIGLMIGFVDLLPYLGVGIVMLPWALYSYMTDNLALGIGLSILYAVILITRQVLEPKVLASSIGLDPLAMLIGMFAGLQLFGMLGLIIGPVVLVVLVAFNRAGVFRALHSYIVSGRLR
- a CDS encoding acyl-CoA thioesterase yields the protein MELERAGLPSRWYKSTLRVRYQESDQMGVVYHANYLNWFESGRTEMFRQVGFTYRELEKQGVLLPVTSADLQFKSPARYDDLISVYARMTTFSALRVVFEYQVRRLSEEEGGNSEDLLATLGELRSMDPPGELLVTGTTSHVWVNQEWRPARLDRALPELFHAIKEALREEGGSV